DNA from Sphingomonas psychrotolerans:
TCCTGCTCGTCGCCCGCGCCGCGCGCGAAGGGCTGCCCTGCCCGAGCGATACCGAGCTGGCCGCCACCTATGGCACCAGCTCGCTCGGCCGGGTTCGCCGGCTGCTCACCTATATCGAGAGCAAGGAGCTGTTCGTCACGCGCGTCGATCTCGCCGGCAAGCGTTCGATCACGATTCCCCGGCTCGGCTGGACGACCCAACCATCCGAAGTGGGTTGAGCTCCGCTTCTAAAGTCACGCTGGTTCATGTTAGCTTCCCGACCAGCAACGGGAGGGACATGTCATGGAAAACGACTCTGACGATTCGAACGAACCGCCCGGATTCAATTTGGGGCGTAGTTCGCTGGCCTTGGCGGGGATCGGTCTTATCTATGGTGCGGTCGCTCTGTTCGGGTTCGTTTGCTATCTGCTGGTGCAGGATGACACGCACGCCAGCGAGCGCGCGACGACGCTCGCCGACTTCACCCCGGAGCTCATCCTCAGCGGGATCGGCTTCGTCGGCGCGATCCTGGGGATCCAGCTGCTGCGGTCGGTGGGGCTCTCGCGCGGCCAGCAACCCGGCCGGGTGATCAACAGCGAGGAATGGGCGACGATCTGCGATCAGGTGAAATCGGGTCAGGAAGACGCGGTCACCCAATATATCCGGCTGACCAGCCTCAGCGGGTTCACCGGCGCATTCACCAAATTGGGGCTGACCGGCCTGCCGCTCGCGACGATCGGGTTGACCTTGTTCTTCTCGCTCCTCGCGATCCGCTTTCCCGCCTTCATGGACCTCGCCAAGCTGACTCTCGGCGCGTTCATCGGATCGTTCGTGCAGAAGCAGGCCGGGGCAGGCGGATCGGTGAAGCTGCCCGGCGGTCAGACGGTGTCGGTGAGCGCGCCGCCGGTGGCCTGAGCGTCATCGGCCAGCACGCGGCGTAGCCATGCTTCGGTTTCGTCGGCATGAGTGATTGGCAGCATATGGCCGCCCGCGATCAGCTCGAGCGTCGCGCCGGGGATTTCGGCGGCGGTCTTTTCGCCGTTGAGCTGCGGGTCGAGCACCTGGTCCTCGCGGCCGTACAGGATCGCCACGGGCACGCGGAAGCTGGCGTAGCGCGCGGCGAGCGCTGCCATCTCGGCGGCGGCGATGCGGATCTCGAACGATCCCGCCATATAGCTTTTGGGGCGCAGCGACAGCGCACCGCCGCCGCGCGTCGCAAAGTCGGCCGGCACCGGATCGGGCGCGAACACCGCCTGTGCCACCTTGGCGCCCGACATCGTCCCCGCGGGCACCGCGATCAGCCACGCGATCGCCGGACGCAGCGGCTGCGGCGCGAGCAGGCCGGCGAAGACTTTGGGCACCGTGCTGACCGGCTGGCTGAGCGGCGCGATCAAGGCAAGCCCGCGGACCAGCTCAGGCCGATCGAGCGCGAGCGCGAGCGCCACCGCGCCGCCCAGCGAATGGCCGACCAGTAGCGGCTTATCGAGCTCGAGCTGTTCGATCAGCGCGGCGATCATCGCGGCCTGCGTGCCGATCCCGGGGCGCGGCCCCGCGATCGATGAATGCCCCCAGCCCGGCCGGTCGACGAGGATCACGCGGTGATCCGCCGCGAGCCACTCTGAAAGCGAGTGCGAGAAATTGCGGAGC
Protein-coding regions in this window:
- a CDS encoding alpha/beta fold hydrolase — protein: MLFPLGILGVASLGLAGWSAYVGRKAEEMVPPDGQFAEVPGARLHYVDTGPRDAPAIVMVHGLMGQLRNFSHSLSEWLAADHRVILVDRPGWGHSSIAGPRPGIGTQAAMIAALIEQLELDKPLLVGHSLGGAVALALALDRPELVRGLALIAPLSQPVSTVPKVFAGLLAPQPLRPAIAWLIAVPAGTMSGAKVAQAVFAPDPVPADFATRGGGALSLRPKSYMAGSFEIRIAAAEMAALAARYASFRVPVAILYGREDQVLDPQLNGEKTAAEIPGATLELIAGGHMLPITHADETEAWLRRVLADDAQATGGALTDTV